The following are encoded in a window of Crocosphaera sp. UHCC 0190 genomic DNA:
- a CDS encoding precorrin-2 C(20)-methyltransferase — protein MRESIGIFYGISVGTGDPELITIKGLKLLQKVSVIAFPAGINHQPGLAEQIISPWLSSQQKKLPLIFPYVQDEARLQQAWKQAAIDVWGYLQQGVDVAFACEGDVSFYSTFTYLAQTLLATYPQVVIKTVPGVCSPMAVASVLGIPLTLRSQRLAILPALYRVAELEEVLTWADVVVLLKVSSVYNEVWTILQKLNLLDKAWIVERATQAEEKIYRDLGDRPHLTLSYFSLLIIQVTPS, from the coding sequence ATGAGAGAATCCATTGGTATTTTTTATGGGATCAGTGTGGGAACAGGTGATCCTGAACTGATAACGATTAAAGGGCTAAAATTATTACAAAAAGTTTCGGTGATTGCTTTTCCGGCCGGTATCAATCATCAACCAGGTTTGGCTGAACAAATTATCTCCCCTTGGCTGAGTTCCCAACAAAAAAAACTCCCCCTGATCTTTCCCTATGTCCAAGACGAGGCCAGGTTACAACAGGCCTGGAAACAGGCTGCTATTGATGTCTGGGGCTATCTTCAGCAAGGTGTTGATGTCGCCTTTGCTTGTGAGGGGGATGTGAGCTTTTATAGTACCTTTACTTACCTCGCCCAAACTCTCCTTGCAACTTATCCTCAAGTGGTCATCAAAACTGTGCCTGGGGTCTGTTCTCCTATGGCAGTCGCTTCTGTCTTAGGAATACCTCTCACCCTTCGTTCTCAACGTTTGGCTATCCTTCCTGCCCTCTATAGGGTGGCTGAGTTAGAAGAAGTGTTAACCTGGGCGGATGTGGTGGTCTTATTAAAGGTAAGTTCAGTCTACAATGAAGTATGGACGATCTTACAAAAGCTAAATCTATTAGACAAGGCCTGGATTGTTGAACGGGCGACTCAAGCTGAAGAAAAAATCTATCGAGATCTTGGCGATCGCCCTCACCTTACTCTCTCCTACTTCTCCCTACTCATTATCCAAGTTACCCCTTCCTGA
- a CDS encoding RNA methyltransferase, translating into MNNTVLEKVRIILVEPAGPLNVGSVARVMKNMGLNQLILVNPHCDRLSEEARRMAVHGLDVLEQATEVNSLPEALQGCQRIIATTGRSRSLSTTFETPREALPWLLIETLTTALIFGPEDRGLNNDELNYAQRFVSIPANPEYPSLNLAQAVAVCAYELYQAAQIHTETPLSSIDESASFEVLEGYYQHLTAVLLKIGYLHPHTANARLEKFRRLYRKANLTTEEVAMLRGILRQVDWVWQLLPPVESHQGKQP; encoded by the coding sequence ATGAATAATACTGTACTCGAAAAAGTTCGGATTATATTGGTAGAACCAGCAGGCCCCTTAAATGTGGGGTCAGTAGCGCGAGTGATGAAGAACATGGGATTAAATCAATTAATATTAGTAAATCCCCATTGCGATCGCCTGAGTGAAGAAGCAAGACGCATGGCTGTTCATGGCCTTGATGTGTTAGAACAAGCCACAGAAGTTAACAGTTTACCGGAAGCCTTGCAAGGATGTCAGCGCATTATTGCCACCACCGGGCGATCGCGTTCCCTCTCCACCACCTTTGAAACACCACGGGAAGCCTTACCCTGGTTATTAATAGAAACCCTGACAACTGCTTTAATATTTGGCCCTGAAGATCGGGGTTTAAACAACGATGAACTCAACTATGCTCAGCGTTTTGTCTCCATTCCCGCCAACCCTGAATATCCTTCCTTAAATCTAGCGCAAGCGGTGGCTGTCTGTGCCTATGAACTTTACCAAGCAGCACAAATTCACACAGAAACCCCCTTATCATCAATTGATGAATCTGCCTCTTTTGAAGTATTAGAAGGCTATTATCAACATCTTACGGCAGTTTTGCTAAAAATTGGTTATCTTCATCCCCATACGGCTAATGCCCGTCTGGAAAAATTCCGTAGACTCTATCGTAAAGCTAACCTGACAACAGAAGAAGTGGCAATGTTGCGGGGAATTTTGAGACAAGTTGATTGGGTTTGGCAACTTTTACCCCCAGTTGAGAGTCACCAAGGCAAGCAACCCTAA
- a CDS encoding DUF4327 family protein encodes MSLTTLKPSPASTNYTISMIKDEVRQLVETGTVSRQQPLYVLCEFIPPREWVCVESELERSEYLLRDQIGDLIACENWDND; translated from the coding sequence ATGAGCCTTACTACTCTTAAACCCTCTCCTGCTTCAACCAATTACACTATTAGCATGATCAAAGATGAAGTTCGTCAGTTAGTGGAAACGGGAACAGTTAGTCGTCAGCAACCCCTTTATGTTCTCTGTGAGTTCATTCCTCCCCGCGAGTGGGTTTGTGTGGAAAGTGAATTAGAAAGATCTGAATATTTACTACGGGATCAGATTGGAGATCTGATCGCTTGTGAGAATTGGGATAATGACTAA
- a CDS encoding DUF4327 family protein: MNTHTLPAPHRPNYSIDILQEEARQLVDRGAISRQQPIYILCDYIPAREWVCVESELERFEYLLRDRIGDLIGSENWDND; the protein is encoded by the coding sequence ATGAATACTCACACACTTCCTGCTCCCCATCGTCCCAACTATTCCATTGATATTCTACAAGAAGAAGCACGCCAGCTAGTTGATCGCGGCGCAATCAGTCGCCAACAGCCCATTTATATCTTATGCGACTATATTCCTGCGAGAGAATGGGTTTGCGTAGAAAGTGAACTGGAAAGATTTGAATACTTATTACGCGATCGCATTGGAGATCTGATCGGGTCAGAAAATTGGGATAATGACTAG